From the genome of Triticum aestivum cultivar Chinese Spring chromosome 3B, IWGSC CS RefSeq v2.1, whole genome shotgun sequence, one region includes:
- the LOC123070773 gene encoding protein SODIUM POTASSIUM ROOT DEFECTIVE 2 isoform X10 yields MGRKLGLDRVMDCFSLSVCANACVCVHAVEDEDEENEGKALVSAQLDELLKLKDFGGGAKTLAFHLEPKTVELRVSMHCYGCARKVQKHISKMEGVSSFEVDLEKKKVVVTGDVTPYEVLQSVSKVMKFAELLVAPNSPTPSR; encoded by the exons atggggaggaAGCTAGGGCTGGACAGGGTGATGGACTGCTTCTCGCTCTCCGTGTGCGCCAACGCTTGCGTCTGCGTGCACGCggtggaggacgaggacgaggagaaCGAGGGGAAGGCCCTGGTGAGCGCTCAGCTGGACGAGCTGCTCAAGCTCAAGGACTTCGGCGGTGGGGCTAAGACTCTTGCTTTCCATCTAGAGCCAAAG ACGGTGGAGCTGAGGGTGTCTATGCACTGCTACGGATGCGCCAGGAAAGTTCAGAAGCACATCTCCAAGATGGAAG GTGTGTCGTCGTTTGAGgtggatttggagaagaagaaggtggtcgtGACGGGGGACGTGACGCCCTACGAGGTGCTGCAGAGCGTCTCCAAGGTGATGAAGTTTGCGGAGCTGTTGGTGGCCCCCAACTCCCCGACTCCGAGTAGatag